The Chordicoccus furentiruminis DNA window TTTCACGCAGGTTGCCAGTGTGCTCAATTCAATGAATGAGAACTGGAGCGAAAGTCTGGCGGGCAATTTCTCCGGCAAGATCAGCGGAGCGCAGAAGGCATTCTCCAGTGTGGTCAACATGCTGGCGAACGGTTCGAGCGCCGCGAAGGTGGCGAGTCTGTCCTATTCGGACGTCGGATCCGTACTTGGATCTCTTATCAGCTCGGTTACCGAGGGCGGGGGAGAGACTGCGTCCGGAGAAAGCATGATGGGCACGCTGCTCACGTCGGTCATCGAAGGCAGTGACATGAATACGACTTCTGCAGCTCTTGTGAAGCAGCTGCTTGATGATCCGGAGATCATGGCGGGTACCGGACTGGATCAGCTGGATCCGGAAACGCAGGAACTTGTCAAATCGACCCTGCAGGGCGTAGTAGGCAGCGCCACGGCCGGCGACTACAAGGCTGTGCTGCAGACCCTGAAGGATGCCGGCAATCAGGAACTGGCCAACCAGGTAGACAAAGTGCTTCAGTCAGACTGGGCCAGGGCGAACAACATCGCCAGCGCGGAGGATCTGGGAATGGCGAAAGCACTCAAGGAAGCCACCGGAGGTGCGGTTGATCTGAATCAGCAGGCGACGGATCTGGTGAAAGGGGCTATTTCCGGCACGGCGAAGGGCGTCAGGGATGTTGCTGAAAGCGGAGGAGATCCGGAAAAGATCTGTGAAGCAGCAGTGGGAGCGACATGGAATGCCACCGGCGGAAATGTTCTTAACGCATCGGAAGGCCAGGCATTTGATTTTATCATGAATGATAAATATGACAATGCTGCCGTTAATCAGGGCGTTTTCGGACAGCTGCGGCAGAACGCGAAGGAAACCTATCAGGAGCTGGGGGTTTCCAACTGGAAGGAAGCGGTCGGAGCCGATGTCGATATGGTTCAGTCGTGGTTCACAGGGAACAACGATCACTATAATCAGAACTATTACGCCACGCACAGCACGTCGCAGGTCATCGGGGACGTGGTCGATGACGCCAGGTATATCGCCGGTCAGGTGTACCATTCCATATTCAAATGAGGGCCACTGACCGCGGCGCTCCGGCAGCAGGACCCGTGAAACAATACGCTGCTGCCGGTTTCGTAAAGATTGAGAGATGAGGGAGGATCAGAATGAATACAATACTGCCTATCGGATCGGTTGTTATGCTCAAGGGCGCGAAAATGCCGCTGATGATTTTCGGCTATGTACAGCAGTTCGGTCATCTGGAGAATGAGTTTGCCGATTATATCGGCGTTCCCTATCCGGCGGGAAACATCAGTATCGAATCGCAGATCGGTTTTCAGATGACCGACATAGAGAAGGTGCTGTTTGAAGGATACCGCGATCCGTCGTTCGCACCTTTTGAGAAAATGCTGAAAGTCTGTGCGACCAGGCATGCGGCCGAAATGACGGAGAAAGGCAAAAAGGATGGCTGATCTCGGAAACATGTTCCGTTACATCGTGGAATGCATACCGCCAGGCGTTTCGTGCGCCTGCGGCAGCAACCGGGGAAAGAAACGGGCGAACAATGAGGATAATTTCTGCTTTGACGGAACATGCCTGCCGGAGGACGGCAGCATTGAAGGCGTCGTCATCACCACGAAAATCAGCCGTCTGAACCTTGCTGAAGGGAACCCGCATGGTTTCGGTATCTTTGACGGCATGGGCGGCGGCGATTACGGGGAAGTCGCTTCCCGGACCGCAGCCCGTGCCATGAAGGAATTTCTGGAACAGGCTGTGGAAGAATCCTTTGAAGGGACAGAGACGGACGAGGAGGAAGAAAACCGGCAGCTGCTTTCTTTCTGCGAAGAAGCCAATCAGAAGGTGCATCGCATCGGGGCGGATCTCGGATCGCCCATGATGGGCACGACCCTGGCGGTGCTGTATCTGAAGAAAAATTCCTTATGGGTGTGCAACATCGGGGACAGCCGGATCTTCCGCCTGCGTGATCATCTGATGGAACAGGTTTCTGTCGATCACACCGATGAGAAGGAAATGAAGGCGGCGGGCATTTCCGGCCGGAAACCGGTTTTGACACAGTATGTGGGCATTGATCCGGAGGTGTATGTGCTGGAGCCATATATCAGCTGGAAAAAGATCAGGAAAAAGGATGTGTACCTGATCTGCAGCGACGGAGTGACGGATATGGTTCCCGAATCTGACATCCGGGAGATACTGGACAGCCAGATGAAGCCGAAGGGCATGGTAGAGAAACTGATTCATTCCGCACTCGATGGCGGCGGGAGAGATAACATAACCGCTACGGTCCTTGTCTTTGGATAACCGAATGCTGTGCGGGGCTGTCTGATTGTCGGGAACCTGAGGGGGAAAACTGAGCATGAGCACATATGAAAACATCACTCTTCCCTGGCCGGAGTGGAAAATTACGGAACAGCTGGGGCGCGGAGGTTTCGGAACCGTCTATAAAATGGAACGGCAGCTCGTGGATATGAAGGAGGTGCGCGCCCTGAAGGTGATCACAATCCCTCAGGACGCAGATGAAATCTCTGGACAAATCAACTATTACGGCTATGACCGCGAGAGTCTCCATGAAACCTATACGGGACGGATGCAGGACGTGGTCCGGGAGTATGAACGGATGGCGCAGCTTGGCACGAATCCCAACATTGTCGGATGCCATGACGTAAAAGCGGTGCCGCATGCGGACGGGATGGGCTGGGATGTATTTATCAGTATGGATCTTCTGACGCCTCTGCTGATATATATGAACAGGCATCCATTCAGTGAAAGGGATGTGCTCAGGCTGGGCCTTGATCTGTGCAGTGCGCTGACGGCCTGCGAAAAAATCAACCTCATCCACCGGGATGTCAAACCGGCGAATATCATGGTGGACAGCGCCGGGCATTTCCGTCTCGGCGATTTCGGCGTGGCCAGGACACTGGAACACACCACCGCCGTCACCCAGGCCGGAACCAAGCCGTACATGGCTCCGGAAGTGATGCGGCATGAGCAGTGTGGAAAAACGGTGGATCTGTATTCCCTTGGGCTCGTGCTTTACTGGCTGCTGAACAACGGCCGTCTTCCTTTTCTGCCGGCGCAGGGAAAGCTGCATCCGGGCGATGAAGAGAAAGCGCTGGCCAGAAGGCTGGCCGGGGAGGAATTCCCGCCGCCGGCGAACGGAAGCGAAGGCTTTTTCCGGATCATCAAAAAGGCATGCAGACGGAGACCTTCCGAGCGGTATGCAGACGCGGAGAGCATGCGGAGCGATCTGGAACGGATGGAACAGTCCGGAACCGCCGGGAATACGGCTCTGGGAACCGGTCATCCTGCCGCCGAAAGCAGGTCTGCCGGCAGCCAGACAGTCGGAAGTCAGGCGGCCGGCGGAGTTTACGGAGAACAAACCGGGCGGTCACAGTGGCCCCCTGCGGGCTGGGCGACAAGTCAGGTGCTGGGGGCGGCGCATTCCGGACAGACAGAGAAATCAGCGGGAACAAACGGAACGGTCAGCCGTCCGCGCAGCGGAGAAACCATCGGCAACGGATGGAGCGATATAACCGGCGCGACGATCGGGAAACCCGGCTCCCGGCCGGCCGGCGGAGTTTACGGAGAACAAACGGACAGGACTGCCCCGACCATCGGACGGCCGGGGAAGAAAAAAACGACCGGGAAGACGACGCAGAGCGCGCAGGGGGGAACGACGGGGAAGTCAGCACAGCATACGGAGAAAGGAAAGACGAAGCCGCCGGAAAAGAAAAAGGCGGATGACAAGCCAGTGTACTCCCGGCCGAAGACGGCGGTCGTTCTGCTGCTGATGTGTATAGCCACTTTTGCTAGTCCCTTTATTTCGGATGCATCCGTCTCCATACAAGACGTAGGAATAGTTTCACTGTGCATGATCGGCTTATGCTGCAGTGGCCCGGTTCTGATCCTGATCGGACTTCACACTTTAGGAGGCGTCCTCCTATTCATTAATGTGTATTGTCTGGTGGTATTTTATAGTCTTCTGGTGCTATTTTATATGTTTCCTTCATTTTTTGAGGATAGCGGAGCGGCGGGGGTCGTTCTTATAGGCCTGACCTTTTTGCTGGCTGTTTTTCTTTACTATGTTATTTTGCGATTTATAAGGAACTAGTGTCAGAGCCGGATCGCATTGACAGCAAATGGCGGTTCCGTCATCGGATTTCATCGTCAACCGGCTGATGGATGTCTGGGCAGGTCCGCGGAGACTGCATCAGCTGAGAGGAGAGAAAATGAGTGCATATGAAAACATCGCCCTTCCCTGGCCGGAGTGGAAAATTACGGAACAGCTGGGGCGCGGAGGTTTCGGAACCGTCTATAAAATGGAACGGCAGCTCGTGGATATGAAGGAGGTGCGCGCCCTGAAGGTGATCACAATCCCTCAGGACGCAGATGAAATCTCTGGAAAAATCAACTATTACGGCTATGACCGCGAGAGTCTCCATGAAACCTATACGAGACGGATGCAGGACGTGGTCCGGGAGTATGAACGGATGGCGCAGCTTGGCACGAATCCCAACATTGTCGGATGCCATGACGTAAAAACGGTGCCGCATGCGGACGGGATGGGCTGGGATGTATTTATCAGTATGGATCTTCTGACGCCTCTGCTGATATATAAGAACAGGCATCCATTCAGTGAAAGGGGTGTGCTCAGGCTGGGCCTTGATCTGTGCAGTGCGCTGACGGCCTGCGAAAAAATCAACCTC harbors:
- a CDS encoding DUF4176 domain-containing protein, yielding MNTILPIGSVVMLKGAKMPLMIFGYVQQFGHLENEFADYIGVPYPAGNISIESQIGFQMTDIEKVLFEGYRDPSFAPFEKMLKVCATRHAAEMTEKGKKDG
- a CDS encoding PP2C family protein-serine/threonine phosphatase, translated to MADLGNMFRYIVECIPPGVSCACGSNRGKKRANNEDNFCFDGTCLPEDGSIEGVVITTKISRLNLAEGNPHGFGIFDGMGGGDYGEVASRTAARAMKEFLEQAVEESFEGTETDEEEENRQLLSFCEEANQKVHRIGADLGSPMMGTTLAVLYLKKNSLWVCNIGDSRIFRLRDHLMEQVSVDHTDEKEMKAAGISGRKPVLTQYVGIDPEVYVLEPYISWKKIRKKDVYLICSDGVTDMVPESDIREILDSQMKPKGMVEKLIHSALDGGGRDNITATVLVFG
- a CDS encoding serine/threonine protein kinase translates to MSTYENITLPWPEWKITEQLGRGGFGTVYKMERQLVDMKEVRALKVITIPQDADEISGQINYYGYDRESLHETYTGRMQDVVREYERMAQLGTNPNIVGCHDVKAVPHADGMGWDVFISMDLLTPLLIYMNRHPFSERDVLRLGLDLCSALTACEKINLIHRDVKPANIMVDSAGHFRLGDFGVARTLEHTTAVTQAGTKPYMAPEVMRHEQCGKTVDLYSLGLVLYWLLNNGRLPFLPAQGKLHPGDEEKALARRLAGEEFPPPANGSEGFFRIIKKACRRRPSERYADAESMRSDLERMEQSGTAGNTALGTGHPAAESRSAGSQTVGSQAAGGVYGEQTGRSQWPPAGWATSQVLGAAHSGQTEKSAGTNGTVSRPRSGETIGNGWSDITGATIGKPGSRPAGGVYGEQTDRTAPTIGRPGKKKTTGKTTQSAQGGTTGKSAQHTEKGKTKPPEKKKADDKPVYSRPKTAVVLLLMCIATFASPFISDASVSIQDVGIVSLCMIGLCCSGPVLILIGLHTLGGVLLFINVYCLVVFYSLLVLFYMFPSFFEDSGAAGVVLIGLTFLLAVFLYYVILRFIRN